In the genome of Methylomagnum ishizawai, the window CATCCGCGCCCGCACCGATGCCCAGCGCCTGCAAAGCCTGTACGCCAAGGAAGCCGCGACCCGGCAGGATTTGGACGCGGCCCAGGCGGCGGCGAAATCCGGGGAAGCACGGGTGGTCGCGGCCCGCGACGCCATCCGCGAAACCGAATCGCGCCTGGGGGAAACCGTGTTGAAAGCGCCGTTCGATGGCGCGGTGGTCAAGCGCGACCAGGAACCCGGCGACATGGCCCTGCCCGGCGGTGCGGTGCTGACCTTGCAGCAATCCCGGCAACTCCGCATCGAAAGCGCCATCCCGGCCCACTGCGCCGGGTTGGTGAAGATCGGCGACGAACTCAAGGCCAAGATCGCCAACCCGGAAAGCGAACTCCGCGCCGTGGTCGATGAAATCCAACCCGCCACCGATCCCAAGACCCGCACCGTGCTGGTCAAGGCGCGACTGCCGGAGGATTCCGGCGTGCAACCGGGCGCGTTCGGCTGGCTCTACCAAACCTGCGGCCAGAACGAGGTGCTGCTGGTGCCGGATAGCGCCGTGAGCCGCATCGGCCAGTTGGAAAGCGTGCGGCTCAGGGTGGACGGCCAACCACGGTTGCGCCATGTCCGCACCGGCAAGCATTACGACGGCCAGGTCGAAATCCTGTCGGGGCTCAAGGAAGGCGACGCGGTGCAACTCACGGGAGGACAGCCATGAGCCGGGCGCACAGCGGCGAACGCAGCCTGACCACCCGCATCGTCGAACTCTTCATCACCTCCAAGCTGTCGTCCTTGCTGTTGATCGCCTCCTTCATCGCCGGGGCCGCCGCCCTCATGTTGACGCCGCGCGAGGAGGAACCGCAAATCGTGGTGCCGGTGGCCGATGTGATGATCGCAGTGCCGGGCGCGTCCGCCGAGGAGGTGGAAAAGCTGGTCTCGACCCCGCTGGAATCGATGTTGCGGGAAGTCGATGGCGTGGAATACGTCTACTCCGCCTCGCGCGAGAACGAGGCGCTGGTCACGGTGCGCTTCTACGTGGGCGAGGACCGTGAGGACAGCCTGGTCAAGGTTTGGAACAAGCTGATGTCCAACCAGGACCGCATCCCGCCCGTGGTGGCGAACTGGACCGTGAAGCCGGTGGAAATCGACGATGTGCCCATCGTCACGCTGACGCTGTCGTCGCCGGAAACGGCCTATGACGGCGCGGCCCTCCGGCGCTTGGCCGACGAGATGAAGGACAAATTGGCGCGGGTGGACGACACCGGGAAAATCACCGTGGTCGGCGGCGAACCGCGCCAAGTGCTGGTTTATCCCGACACCGCCAAGCTGGCCGCACACGACATGGCCCTGTTGGACCTGATACGGGCCTTGAAAGCCGCCAATGTGAACCTCGCGGCGGGACGCTTCGAGCAAGGCAACCACTCGGTGCGTTTGGAAGCCGGTCCCTTGTTCGTCAGCGCGGAAGAAGTGGCCGCGACCCCCATCGCCGGGCAGGAGGGCAAGCTGGTGTACTTACGCGACGTGGCCCGGATCGAGGATGGCCCCGCCGAGGCCGAGAACTACACCCGCATCGGCTTCGGCCCGGCGGCGGCGGAAAGCCGCGCCATCGCCCCGGAATCCGGCGCGGAACCCAGCGCCAAACCCGGCGCAGAACGCCCAGCCGTCACCCTCGCCATCGCCAAGCGCAAAGGCGCGAATGCCGTCGCCGTCGCCGAACAAACAGTGGCAACCGCCCGCGGCCTCTACGGCAGCCTCATCCCGGATGATGTGACCGTCACCATCACCCGCAACCAGGGCGAAACCTCCAACCACAAGGTCAACGAACTGGTGAAGCACCTGTTCATCGCCATCGTCACCATCATCGTGCTATTGGCCTTCGCGCTCGGCCCGAAGGAAGCCTTCATCGTCGCCCTGGCCGTGCCGATGACTTTGGGCCTGACTTTGCTGTGCGATTTGATCTTCGGCTACACCATCAACCGCGTGACCCTGTTCGCCTTGATCCTGTCACTGGGGCTGTT includes:
- a CDS encoding efflux RND transporter periplasmic adaptor subunit, with the translated sequence MTHATSESPGLKPLYAGLSVAGLVFLLMWMQGGFEDKVPPGLGQAVAAEPKPATPVPVAQVTRRVENEVFAWPGTVSAKTVAQVAPKLPGRILDITVRTGDKVKRGQVLARLDDSEIQARLGQARAALAAAEAEAIRARTDAQRLQSLYAKEAATRQDLDAAQAAAKSGEARVVAARDAIRETESRLGETVLKAPFDGAVVKRDQEPGDMALPGGAVLTLQQSRQLRIESAIPAHCAGLVKIGDELKAKIANPESELRAVVDEIQPATDPKTRTVLVKARLPEDSGVQPGAFGWLYQTCGQNEVLLVPDSAVSRIGQLESVRLRVDGQPRLRHVRTGKHYDGQVEILSGLKEGDAVQLTGGQP